From Mucilaginibacter rubeus, a single genomic window includes:
- a CDS encoding LiaI-LiaF-like domain-containing protein yields MKSDKLVPGAILVLLGVVFLLDNFHVINFDWMNILYLWPIFLIMGGISLVFAGNRSPLATILKLAVVIGCFALLVFGNFGKRYHFWPNAWTFHSDDYNDDSDNDDSDTTNTDQGVVKIGGDKTFRESYSADIKHARLNISGGGTIYNLADSTADLFSAQTQELYGKYTFNHSKDDSVYVLNLNLKNNKGFHFDSNDRKNNKADIKLNTNPVWDIDVTTGATDLNFDLSKFKIKTLSLKGGAASFDVKLGAPVGSTNVEVSTGASEVIISVPKDAACRITSNTGLSSNEFAGFSKKSDNDYETDGFDAAKNRILIHMSGGISDFKVNRY; encoded by the coding sequence ATGAAAAGCGATAAACTTGTGCCAGGTGCTATCCTGGTGTTGTTGGGAGTAGTATTCCTGCTGGATAACTTCCACGTAATAAATTTCGACTGGATGAACATCCTGTACCTGTGGCCTATATTTTTAATTATGGGCGGTATCAGCCTGGTGTTTGCGGGCAACCGGTCGCCGCTGGCTACCATCCTGAAGCTTGCTGTAGTAATTGGTTGCTTTGCCTTACTGGTGTTTGGTAACTTTGGCAAGCGCTACCACTTTTGGCCAAATGCCTGGACCTTTCACAGCGACGATTATAATGATGACAGCGACAATGACGACAGCGATACCACAAATACCGACCAGGGTGTAGTAAAAATTGGCGGCGATAAAACTTTTAGGGAATCGTATTCGGCCGATATTAAACACGCCCGCCTTAATATCAGCGGTGGTGGAACAATATACAATTTAGCCGACAGTACTGCCGATTTATTCAGCGCTCAAACGCAGGAGCTTTACGGTAAATATACTTTTAACCACAGTAAAGATGATTCGGTGTATGTGCTTAACCTTAATTTGAAGAATAATAAAGGCTTTCATTTTGACTCAAACGACCGTAAAAACAACAAAGCCGACATCAAATTAAACACAAATCCGGTGTGGGATATTGATGTAACTACGGGCGCGACAGATTTAAATTTTGATCTTTCAAAATTCAAAATAAAAACCCTATCTTTAAAGGGCGGAGCAGCATCATTTGATGTGAAGCTCGGAGCCCCTGTTGGAAGCACAAATGTAGAGGTTTCAACCGGTGCATCTGAGGTTATTATAAGCGTTCCGAAAGACGCTGCCTGCCGTATCACATCCAATACCGGCCTCTCATCAAACGAGTTTGCAGGCTTTAGTAAAAAGAGTGATAACGACTACGAAACTGATGGCTTTGATGCCGCTAAAAACAGGATCCTGATACACATGAGTGGCGGCATCTCTGATTTTAAAGTAAACCGATATTAA
- a CDS encoding prephenate dehydrogenase: MNIGIIGLGDMGRLYAKAFAKAGYTVSGCDLPANREKLEAELAPFGITVMDHGSDVARINDLIIYSVEAESMERVVAEFGPSTKYGAIVAGQTSVKHPEIATFEKHLPADAQIVTFHGMHGPGFEPAGQTLILIPHRSTPDAYQRMYDLFTAIGSNIVEIADYHEHDRIVADTQAVTHVGFESMGTAWKSAGFFPWENASYIGGIDNVKILTTLRIFSYKAHVYAGLAILNPYARQQVKRYAESESELFKLMIKEEADAFKQRLYRARDFVFHESRKPIMLNDTVMKEFSLSQHADHQKPNSHLSILSMVDAWYHLGVNPYDNLICQTPPFRLRLGIAEYLFKNEELLEESLETALYDKTIRGDDLEFHSAVREWSAIIGYGDMEGYKKHFNDTQAFFSHRLEEGKAQSAELIRRLMME, from the coding sequence ATGAATATAGGTATTATTGGTTTGGGCGATATGGGCCGCCTGTATGCGAAGGCTTTTGCCAAAGCGGGTTACACCGTTTCGGGCTGCGACCTCCCCGCCAACCGCGAAAAACTGGAAGCAGAACTGGCGCCTTTTGGCATTACTGTTATGGATCATGGCAGCGATGTGGCGCGGATCAACGACCTGATCATCTATTCGGTTGAGGCCGAAAGTATGGAGCGTGTAGTGGCCGAATTTGGCCCTTCAACCAAGTACGGCGCCATTGTTGCCGGGCAAACTTCGGTTAAACACCCTGAGATTGCCACCTTTGAAAAACACCTGCCTGCCGACGCCCAGATAGTTACTTTTCATGGTATGCACGGCCCCGGTTTTGAACCCGCGGGGCAAACGCTGATCCTGATCCCGCACCGCTCAACACCTGATGCTTACCAACGGATGTATGATTTGTTTACGGCTATTGGCAGCAACATAGTTGAAATTGCTGATTACCACGAGCACGACCGTATCGTTGCCGATACCCAGGCGGTAACCCATGTTGGTTTTGAAAGTATGGGCACGGCCTGGAAATCTGCCGGTTTTTTCCCCTGGGAAAATGCCTCATATATAGGTGGTATTGATAATGTCAAGATCCTGACGACTCTTCGCATATTCAGCTACAAGGCCCACGTTTACGCCGGGTTGGCTATTCTTAACCCCTACGCCCGCCAGCAGGTGAAACGCTATGCTGAATCGGAATCGGAATTGTTTAAGCTGATGATCAAAGAGGAAGCCGACGCGTTTAAGCAACGCCTTTACCGTGCGCGCGACTTTGTGTTCCACGAAAGCCGCAAACCTATTATGCTTAATGATACCGTGATGAAAGAGTTTTCGCTCTCGCAGCATGCCGATCATCAAAAACCCAACTCGCACCTGAGTATACTAAGCATGGTTGACGCCTGGTATCACCTTGGTGTTAACCCATATGATAACCTCATTTGCCAAACCCCGCCTTTCCGCCTGCGTTTAGGTATTGCCGAATACCTTTTTAAGAACGAAGAACTGCTGGAAGAATCGCTGGAGACAGCCCTGTATGATAAAACTATCCGTGGCGATGATTTGGAGTTCCACTCGGCGGTAAGGGAATGGTCGGCCATTATTGGGTATGGCGATATGGAGGGCTACAAAAAACACTTTAACGATACGCAGGCATTTTTTAGCCACCGCCTTGAAGAGGGAAAAGCCCAAAGCGCGGAATTGATCCGCAGGTTGATGATGGAGTAG
- a CDS encoding NUDIX hydrolase: MPNTNLLSLITQLRSVADTGLLYAKNEYDIERYQELQHLSTKMFDEVSGYGGETINLLFPQAADYPTAKVDLRGILLSPDNKILLARESGDGKWSLPGGWGDIGYTPKETIIKEFWEETGLQVTADRLLAVFDKKMHPHPPQPFYVYKMVFYCKAVTTEINKGFDVLDVQYFDIDNLPPLSEDRILKSQIELLYQKIINNDISVWAD; the protein is encoded by the coding sequence ATGCCCAACACCAATCTACTTTCCCTCATAACCCAACTACGTTCTGTTGCTGATACCGGCCTGTTGTACGCCAAAAACGAATATGATATTGAACGCTACCAGGAGCTGCAACACCTGAGTACTAAAATGTTTGATGAAGTAAGCGGCTACGGCGGCGAAACCATTAACCTATTGTTTCCACAAGCTGCAGATTACCCTACCGCCAAGGTTGATTTAAGGGGTATCCTGCTTTCGCCGGATAATAAGATTCTGCTGGCCCGTGAAAGTGGCGATGGCAAATGGTCGTTGCCAGGTGGCTGGGGCGATATTGGCTATACGCCCAAAGAAACCATTATTAAAGAGTTTTGGGAAGAAACCGGTCTGCAGGTAACTGCCGACAGGTTACTGGCTGTATTTGATAAAAAAATGCACCCGCACCCGCCACAGCCTTTTTATGTATATAAAATGGTGTTTTACTGCAAAGCTGTTACTACCGAGATCAATAAAGGTTTTGACGTACTGGATGTGCAGTATTTTGATATCGATAACCTGCCCCCACTATCAGAAGACCGTATCCTGAAAAGCCAGATCGAACTGCTTTATCAAAAGATCATCAATAATGATATCAGCGTTTGGGCTGATTAA
- a CDS encoding carboxypeptidase-like regulatory domain-containing protein, which yields MKYQYLVLSALLFLACTVNAQTTVKGTVVESGKNNKLGDVFVRDNQNRQMTLTDSKGNFSIRTETGHTLVFSSPGYVSDTLYVTDFTNKKIELVAQTIALRQVNISAKREAFDAHKEYPEVYTRAKVYPLSPTSWFSKEAKDARRLKKYFKHEEEERHVDEVFTMNYVQSIIPLRGQELENFMTLYRPSYAFIKNNNGPSLAVYINDSYKKYQALPADKRTLPDLKE from the coding sequence ATGAAATACCAATACCTTGTATTATCTGCATTACTATTTTTAGCCTGTACTGTAAACGCCCAGACCACTGTAAAGGGCACCGTTGTTGAATCGGGCAAGAACAACAAACTGGGCGATGTTTTTGTGCGCGATAACCAGAACAGGCAAATGACGCTTACCGATAGTAAAGGTAATTTCAGCATCCGTACCGAAACCGGCCATACGCTTGTTTTCAGCTCTCCCGGGTATGTATCAGATACCTTATACGTTACCGATTTTACCAACAAGAAAATAGAACTGGTTGCCCAGACCATCGCATTGAGGCAGGTTAACATCAGCGCCAAACGTGAAGCATTTGATGCCCATAAAGAATATCCTGAAGTATACACCCGCGCCAAAGTTTATCCGCTTTCACCTACCTCATGGTTCAGCAAGGAAGCAAAAGACGCCCGCCGTTTAAAGAAATACTTTAAGCACGAAGAAGAAGAACGCCATGTTGACGAAGTATTCACCATGAACTATGTGCAAAGCATTATCCCATTGCGCGGCCAGGAACTGGAGAATTTCATGACCCTTTACAGGCCATCATACGCGTTCATCAAAAACAACAACGGACCTTCGCTGGCAGTTTACATCAATGATTCGTACAAGAAATACCAGGCTCTGCCAGCAGATAAACGTACTTTGCCGGATTTGAAAGAATAG